One segment of Hemibagrus wyckioides isolate EC202008001 linkage group LG05, SWU_Hwy_1.0, whole genome shotgun sequence DNA contains the following:
- the kctd9a gene encoding BTB/POZ domain-containing protein KCTD9a: MRRVTLFVNGSSKNGKVVAVYGTLSDLLSVASNKLGIRATNLYNGKGGLIDDIALIRDDDVLYVSEGDAFVDPQSEEKAAEDRIGSHSDWLTLNIGGRLFTTTRSTLVSKEPDSMLAHMFRGKDVWGNKRDDRGAYLIDRSPEYFEPILNYLRHGQLIVNEGINLLGVLEEARFFGIEQLAEQIDVAIKNSHPPEDHSPISRKEFVRFLLATPTKSELRCQGLNFSGADLSRLDLRYINFKMANLSRCNLTCANLCCSNLERADLSGANLDGANLQGVKMLCSNAEGASLRGCNFEDPSGLKANLEGANLKGVDMEGSQMTGINLRVATLKNAKLKNCNLRGATLAGTDLENCDLSGCDLQEANLRGSNVKGAIFEEMLTPLHMSQSVR; encoded by the exons ATGCGAAGGGTTACGCTTTTTGTCAATGGGTCCTCCAAAAACGGCAAG GTTGTAGCAGTGTATGGGACTCTGTCTGATCTTTTATCCGTTGCCAGCAATAAACTGGGAATCAGGGCCACTAATCTGTACAATGGAAAGGGCGGCCTCATCGATGACATCGCCTTGATTAG AGACGATGATGTGTTATATGTCTCGGAAGGAGACGCCTTTGTCG ATCCTCAAAGTGAGGAAAAGGCTGCTGAAGATCGCATAGGTTCCCACAGCGACTGGCTGACCTTGAATATCGGCGGGCGGCTCTTCACGACCACACG GAGTACGCTTGTGAGTAAGGAGCCTGACAGCATGCTTGCCCACATGTTTAGAGGGAAAG ATGTGTGGGGGAACAAGCGAGATGACCGAGGCGCTTACCTCATCGATCGCAGTCCTGAGTACTTCGAGCCCATCCTGAACTACCTGCGACATGGCCAGCTTATCGTCAATGAAGGAATTAACTTACTAG GTGTACTGGAAGAAGCTCGTTTCTTTGGAATTGAGCAGCTTGCTGAGCAGATAGATGTTGCCATTAAg AACTCTCATCCCCCCGAGGACCACTCGCCAATCTCCCGGAAAGAGTTTGTACGGTTTCTGCTTGCCACGCCCACCAAGTCCGAACTGCGCTGTCAG GGGCTGAACTTCAGCGGGGCAGATCTGTCTCGGCTGGACCTGCGCTATATCAATTTCAAGATGGCCAACTTGAGCCGCTGCAACCTCACCTGTGCCAACCTGTGCTGCTCGAACCTGGAGAGGGCCGACCTCTCTGGGGCCAACCTGGac ggtGCAAACCTGCAGGGCGTCAAGATGCTGTGCTCTAATGCTGAAGGCGCCTCACTGAGAGGCTGTAATTTCGAAGATCCTTCAGGACTCAAAGCCAACCTGGAGG GTGCCAATCTGAAGGGGGTGGACATGGAGGGCAGTCAGATGACGGGGATAAACCTGCGTGTGGCTACGCTGAAGAACGCCAAGCTGAAGAATTGTAACCTGCGTGGGGCAACTCTAGCGGGCACTGATCTAGAG AACTGTGACTTATCCGGGTGTGACCTCCAAGAAGCCAACCTGCGTGGCTCAAACGTGAAGGGAGCCATCTTCGAGGAGATGTTAACGCCGCTGCACATGTCCCAGAGCGTGAGATAA
- the LOC131353445 gene encoding progonadoliberin-1-like isoform X2, translating to MHQIAEIIAVKSRRSVCSATDRSRMCVKRALWWMVVCVVVLQVSAQHWSHGLNPGGKRAAMQETVEEMPRSSSYVCDYADASPRNKIYRLKDLLSRVAERETGQ from the exons ATGCATCAGATTGCAGAGATCATCGCCGTGAAGAGCAGAAGAAGCGTCTGTAGTGCGACTGATCGAAGCAG gatgtgtgtaaagCGAGCGCTCTGgtggatggtggtgtgtgtggtggtgctgCAGGTGAGCGCTCAGCACTGGTCTCATGGCCTCAATCCCGGAGGAAAGCGTGCAGCCATGCAGGAG ACTGTTGAGGAAATGCCGAGGTCCTCCAGTTACGTGTGCGATTATGCAGACGCTTCACCTCGGAATAAAATCTACAGACTGAAAGATCTGCTG AGCCGTGTTGCTGAGCGAGAAACTGGACAATAA
- the ankrd39 gene encoding ankyrin repeat domain-containing protein 39, whose translation MASHESQCSCSAHRSTPSVHQSLDEMDFERGIWSAALDGDLERVQTFLKKGTDPNMKDQAGYTALHYASRAAHQSVCELLLDHGACANSQTHGGATALHRAAYCGHISIVKLLLNHRADPSLTDDDGSTPLHKAAEQGHLETCVLLVSRYPVLKTMKDKKSRLPVDLSPDHKTFLELLEPPQ comes from the exons ATGGCCTCCCATGAGAGTCAGTGCTCCTGTAGTGCTCACCGCTCGACCCCAAGCGTCCATCAATCTCTAGATGAAATGGACTTTGAAAGAG gcATATGGTCAGCAGCTCTGGATGGCGATTTGGAGAGAGTCCAGACGTTTTTGAAAAAAGGAACAGATCCGAACATGAAGGACCAGGCTGGATACACCGCTTTG CACTACGCCAGTCGAGCAGCTCACCAGTCAGTGTGTGAGCTTCTCCTGGATCATGGCGCCTGTGCCAATTCTCAGACACACGGTGGCGCCACCGCTCTGCACAGAGCCGCGTACTGCGGCCACATCAGCATAGTCAAGCTGCTGCTGAACCACAGAGCTGATCCTAGCTTAACCGATGATGATGGCTCGACTCCTCTGCATAAG GCTGCTGAGCAGGGCCATCTGGAGACATGTGTGCTGTTAGTGAGCAGATATCCTGTGCTGAAAACCATGAAAGATAAAAAATCACGATTACCTGTGGATCTCAGCCCAGACCACAAGACCTTCTTAGAGTTACTCGAGCCTCCACAATGA
- the LOC131353445 gene encoding progonadoliberin-1-like isoform X1, whose product MCVKRALWWMVVCVVVLQVSAQHWSHGLNPGGKRAAMQETVEEMPRSSSYVCDYADASPRNKIYRLKDLLSRVAERETGQ is encoded by the exons atgtgtgtaaagCGAGCGCTCTGgtggatggtggtgtgtgtggtggtgctgCAGGTGAGCGCTCAGCACTGGTCTCATGGCCTCAATCCCGGAGGAAAGCGTGCAGCCATGCAGGAG ACTGTTGAGGAAATGCCGAGGTCCTCCAGTTACGTGTGCGATTATGCAGACGCTTCACCTCGGAATAAAATCTACAGACTGAAAGATCTGCTG AGCCGTGTTGCTGAGCGAGAAACTGGACAATAA